The Nitrosospira lacus genome window below encodes:
- a CDS encoding malto-oligosyltrehalose synthase, whose product MSNPLDQLCDRYGVMPWYSDIWGNAHHTSEAAKRALLGAMGITANTAEEAASSLHAFERGKWEQPLSAVQVVREPAQPHRIAIALPVSEDRQPYRWCLRRESGIEDRGEFIPATLNDVERGHLDGQEFARRMLALDLAVEPGYHRFSIERADRLGLSGEMPLIVAPATCYEPPAIHGEGRVWGFAAQLYGIRSERNYGIGDFGDLRRLIEFCAQAGASTLLLNPLHALFPDAPEHASPYSPSSRAWFNILYLDVEAIADFAECEEGRAMVAAPRFQARLRALRATEQVDYRAAAEAKSNVCEHLYRYFRTHHLSRDTGRAQAFRAFQAEHGDSLRKQALFEALQEHFRVQDSTVWGWPAWPEAYREPHAPEVAAFCDDHLERVEYFEYLQWQAAAQLGAIGASSSALGLGVGVMFDLAVGVAEGGGATWARRELYALRASTGAPPDDFNSLGQDWGLPPWIPHQLTAAAYAPFIELLRANMRDSGALRADHVMGLYRLFWVARGLPAAEGAYVRYPFEDLLGILALESQRNRCLVVGEDLGTVPDEVRQALQPMNVMSTRLLYFERRDDGRLKPPQEYPVNAVTAVTTHDLPTLAGFWQGLDIDLRQQRHLFPDDAARNRQIVERAADRAQILVALESEGVLPASGGLHQVGFPEMTAELAAAVYTYLARAPSKLLLVQMEDGFGVREQPNLPGTVEPAYPSWRLKMPLNLEEWQGSAFLQGLTLALQRERPVLHATPSGGDVANGVKSWIPRATYRLQLNRDFDLKQATELIPYLDEMGISHCYLSPLLEARPGSRHGYDITDHNSLNPEITSAEDFEQFVATLKRHGMGQIMDVVPNHMGIMGADNNWWLDVLENGPASRFASYFDIDWYLIAGDLPGRVLLPVLGDHYGTILENGELKLAFDAGQGAFSVFYYEHRFPVDPREYPRILGRGLERLRMRLGDEHAEFLQLQSLITAFSHLPPRDGAAPGAVEERARDKEMHKRHLASLSASSADIAHFIQENVAAFNGTAPDTVNFDPLHELLEAQAYRLAFWRAAADEINYRRFFDINDLAALRMEDPEVFQHTHQLVRKWLARGDVNGLRIDHPDGLYAPKEYFERLQAMAAELSPQTAEEDPKPLYMVVEKILASHEHLPDSWPIHGTTGYDFVATCGGLFVDGTATDHFTRLYQGFIREKPDLDKIIRANKHLIMETSLAGELQVLATQLMRIAKGSRRTCDFTFNSLRGALAEIVASFPVYRTYIADREASAEDTRYVDWAVGVAKKHSKVADTSIFDFVHDVLLALHAQGKSETQHDAVRAFAMKFQQYTSPVMAKAVEDTTFYQYNRLVSLNEVGGEPQRFGVSLAAFHRENQERARRWPHAMLATSTHDNKRSEDVRARISVLSEIPDAWKRALSRWSQLNRGNRRKLNTGEYAPSRNDEYLLYQTLLGVWPAGQAQPGPPDSAELARLAERVEAYMLKAGREAKVYSSWINPNPEYEEATRDFVRRLLSPESANLFLRDFLPFQERIARVGAFNSLSQLLLKLTSPGVPDIYQGNEVWDFSLVDPDNRRPVDYAGRHAALQAIKILYANEGAATCAQRLLENLPDGRIKLYLTWRILAFRRECEALFRDGGYLPLKTHGERTEQVCAFARHHGDETLLVVVPRLLGGLMGDHGRIPAGKLVWGNTWFELPPERIHESWTNTLTDETFSLQALGEAHGLALDQLFDTFPYALLRAQKTGPTPF is encoded by the coding sequence ATGAGCAATCCGCTTGATCAACTATGCGACCGGTATGGCGTCATGCCGTGGTACAGCGATATCTGGGGCAATGCCCATCATACCTCCGAAGCCGCAAAACGCGCCCTGCTCGGCGCCATGGGAATAACGGCGAACACCGCGGAAGAAGCCGCCTCGTCCTTGCATGCTTTCGAGCGGGGCAAGTGGGAACAGCCATTATCGGCGGTACAGGTGGTGCGTGAACCGGCGCAGCCGCACCGCATCGCCATCGCTCTGCCGGTGAGCGAGGACAGGCAGCCCTATCGCTGGTGCCTGCGCCGGGAATCCGGCATCGAAGATAGGGGTGAATTTATCCCGGCCACGCTGAATGACGTAGAGCGCGGCCATCTCGACGGCCAGGAATTCGCGCGGCGGATGCTGGCGCTGGATCTCGCCGTGGAGCCGGGCTATCACCGTTTCTCGATTGAGCGCGCGGATCGGCTTGGCCTCAGCGGCGAGATGCCCCTTATTGTCGCGCCCGCCACCTGCTACGAACCACCGGCAATTCACGGCGAAGGGCGGGTGTGGGGTTTCGCGGCCCAGCTCTACGGCATCCGCTCCGAGCGCAACTATGGTATCGGTGACTTCGGCGACTTGCGCCGCCTGATCGAATTTTGTGCCCAGGCCGGCGCAAGCACGCTGCTGCTCAATCCGCTGCATGCGCTCTTCCCGGATGCACCCGAGCATGCGAGTCCATACAGCCCGTCCAGTCGTGCCTGGTTCAACATCCTGTACCTGGACGTGGAAGCCATCGCCGATTTTGCCGAGTGCGAGGAAGGGCGCGCGATGGTGGCGGCACCTCGCTTCCAGGCTCGGCTGCGCGCGCTTCGCGCCACGGAGCAAGTGGATTATCGCGCTGCCGCGGAGGCGAAATCGAACGTTTGCGAGCACCTTTACCGATATTTCCGCACCCATCACTTGAGTCGCGACACTGGCCGGGCGCAGGCTTTTCGCGCCTTCCAGGCCGAACACGGCGACAGCCTGCGCAAACAGGCGCTATTCGAGGCGCTACAGGAGCATTTCCGCGTTCAGGACAGCACGGTGTGGGGCTGGCCCGCGTGGCCGGAAGCCTACCGTGAACCGCATGCGCCGGAGGTGGCGGCATTCTGCGATGACCATCTGGAGCGGGTTGAGTACTTCGAATACTTGCAATGGCAGGCTGCCGCGCAACTGGGGGCTATAGGCGCCTCTTCATCGGCGTTGGGGCTGGGTGTAGGCGTAATGTTCGATTTGGCGGTCGGCGTGGCGGAAGGTGGTGGCGCCACGTGGGCACGGCGCGAACTCTATGCATTGCGCGCCAGCACCGGCGCCCCGCCGGACGATTTCAACTCTCTTGGTCAGGACTGGGGACTGCCGCCGTGGATTCCCCATCAACTGACCGCCGCGGCCTACGCACCTTTCATTGAGCTGCTGCGGGCCAACATGCGTGATTCCGGGGCGCTGCGCGCAGACCACGTGATGGGTCTGTACCGCCTTTTCTGGGTTGCGCGCGGCCTGCCCGCTGCGGAAGGCGCCTACGTGCGTTATCCATTCGAAGATCTGCTGGGTATTCTCGCTTTGGAAAGCCAGCGCAATCGCTGCCTGGTGGTGGGCGAAGACCTGGGTACCGTTCCCGATGAAGTGCGCCAGGCTTTGCAGCCCATGAACGTGATGTCGACGCGGCTGCTGTATTTCGAGCGGCGCGACGACGGCCGGCTGAAGCCGCCACAAGAATATCCGGTGAATGCCGTAACAGCGGTTACGACGCACGATCTGCCAACGCTGGCGGGATTCTGGCAAGGGCTGGACATTGATCTGCGCCAGCAGAGGCATCTGTTTCCCGACGATGCGGCACGAAACCGGCAGATCGTCGAGCGTGCCGCGGATCGCGCGCAGATATTGGTGGCGCTGGAGAGCGAAGGCGTGCTGCCGGCTAGCGGTGGCCTGCATCAGGTCGGCTTCCCCGAGATGACGGCGGAGCTGGCGGCGGCTGTGTACACCTACCTGGCGCGGGCACCGTCCAAACTGCTGCTGGTGCAGATGGAAGATGGTTTCGGCGTGCGGGAGCAGCCGAATTTGCCGGGCACGGTGGAACCGGCCTACCCTAGTTGGCGGCTCAAGATGCCGCTCAATCTGGAGGAGTGGCAGGGCAGTGCCTTCCTGCAAGGGTTAACACTCGCCCTGCAGCGGGAGCGGCCGGTTTTGCATGCTACTCCATCCGGAGGAGACGTTGCGAACGGCGTGAAATCGTGGATACCCCGCGCGACATACCGGCTGCAATTGAATCGCGACTTCGACCTGAAGCAGGCAACGGAGCTGATTCCGTATCTGGATGAGATGGGGATCAGCCACTGCTATCTGTCACCACTGCTCGAGGCCCGCCCCGGCAGCCGCCACGGTTATGACATCACTGACCACAATAGCCTTAATCCGGAGATCACAAGCGCCGAAGACTTCGAACAATTTGTTGCCACTTTGAAACGGCACGGCATGGGTCAGATCATGGACGTGGTGCCCAATCACATGGGCATCATGGGTGCCGACAACAACTGGTGGCTGGATGTGCTGGAAAATGGTCCGGCATCCAGGTTCGCCAGCTATTTCGACATCGACTGGTATCTCATCGCCGGGGATCTGCCGGGCCGGGTCCTGCTGCCGGTACTCGGCGACCATTACGGCACGATTCTGGAAAATGGTGAGCTCAAGCTTGCATTCGATGCCGGGCAAGGCGCATTCAGTGTGTTCTACTATGAGCATCGTTTCCCCGTGGACCCTCGGGAATATCCACGCATTCTGGGCCGTGGCCTGGAACGCCTGCGAATGCGGCTGGGGGATGAGCATGCGGAGTTTTTGCAGCTCCAGTCCCTGATCACCGCCTTTAGCCACCTGCCGCCACGCGACGGTGCGGCTCCCGGCGCAGTCGAGGAGCGCGCCCGCGATAAGGAAATGCACAAGCGTCACCTGGCCTCGCTATCTGCAAGCAGTGCCGACATCGCGCACTTCATTCAGGAAAATGTGGCAGCTTTCAATGGCACGGCGCCGGATACCGTGAATTTTGATCCACTGCACGAATTGCTGGAGGCCCAGGCCTACCGCCTGGCTTTCTGGCGCGCGGCAGCGGATGAGATCAACTATCGCCGCTTCTTCGACATCAATGATCTGGCGGCGCTACGCATGGAAGATCCGGAGGTGTTCCAGCACACCCACCAGTTGGTGCGCAAGTGGCTGGCGCGCGGCGATGTAAACGGGCTCCGCATCGATCATCCGGACGGGCTGTACGCGCCGAAGGAATACTTTGAGCGCTTGCAGGCCATGGCGGCGGAGCTTTCCCCCCAAACGGCGGAGGAAGATCCCAAGCCACTGTATATGGTCGTGGAAAAGATTCTCGCGTCCCATGAGCATCTTCCGGACTCCTGGCCGATCCATGGCACCACGGGCTATGACTTCGTGGCGACGTGCGGCGGCCTGTTTGTCGACGGTACCGCCACCGATCATTTTACCCGGCTCTATCAGGGCTTCATCCGGGAAAAACCGGACCTGGACAAGATCATACGGGCAAACAAGCACCTGATCATGGAAACCTCACTGGCGGGCGAACTGCAGGTGCTGGCCACTCAACTGATGCGTATCGCGAAAGGCAGCCGCCGCACCTGCGACTTTACCTTCAACAGCCTGCGCGGCGCGCTGGCCGAGATCGTGGCGAGCTTCCCGGTCTACCGTACCTATATCGCCGATCGCGAGGCTTCGGCGGAAGACACCCGTTATGTGGATTGGGCGGTGGGAGTCGCGAAGAAACACAGCAAGGTGGCGGACACCAGCATTTTTGATTTTGTGCATGACGTGCTGCTGGCGCTGCATGCGCAGGGAAAGAGCGAGACGCAGCATGACGCAGTGCGCGCCTTTGCCATGAAGTTTCAGCAGTACACCAGCCCGGTGATGGCCAAGGCGGTGGAAGACACGACCTTCTACCAGTACAACCGGCTCGTGTCCCTGAACGAGGTCGGTGGCGAACCGCAGCGCTTCGGCGTGTCGCTCGCGGCATTCCACCGAGAGAATCAGGAACGTGCACGCCGCTGGCCGCACGCCATGCTGGCCACATCGACTCACGACAACAAGCGCTCAGAGGATGTGCGGGCGCGCATCAGCGTGCTCTCCGAGATACCGGACGCATGGAAGCGCGCGCTTTCCCGCTGGAGCCAACTCAACCGCGGAAACCGCCGCAAGTTGAATACCGGCGAATACGCGCCAAGCCGCAACGACGAGTATCTGCTTTACCAGACGCTGCTTGGCGTGTGGCCCGCCGGTCAGGCTCAGCCGGGTCCACCAGATTCGGCGGAACTGGCTCGGCTAGCCGAGCGCGTGGAAGCCTACATGCTCAAGGCCGGACGCGAGGCGAAGGTATACAGTTCGTGGATCAATCCCAACCCGGAATATGAGGAAGCGACGCGCGATTTCGTGCGCCGGCTGTTATCCCCTGAATCCGCCAATCTGTTCTTGCGTGATTTTTTGCCGTTCCAGGAGCGTATCGCACGCGTGGGCGCTTTCAACAGCCTGTCGCAACTGCTGCTCAAACTTACTTCGCCGGGTGTGCCGGACATCTATCAAGGCAATGAAGTATGGGACTTCAGCCTGGTCGATCCGGACAACCGCCGCCCCGTCGACTACGCGGGACGGCATGCGGCCCTGCAAGCGATCAAGATCCTCTATGCCAACGAGGGTGCCGCCACGTGCGCGCAGCGTCTGCTTGAGAATCTGCCGGACGGCCGGATCAAGCTCTATCTGACTTGGCGGATACTGGCATTCCGGCGCGAATGCGAAGCACTTTTCCGGGACGGCGGATACCTGCCCTTGAAAACGCATGGGGAACGCACTGAGCAGGTATGTGCCTTCGCCCGGCATCATGGCGACGAAACCCTGCTGGTCGTAGTGCCGCGTCTGCTTGGCGGACTCATGGGAGACCATGGCCGGATCCCGGCCGGCAAGCTCGTGTGGGGCAACACCTGGTTCGAATTGCCGCCGGAACGCATACATGAGAGTTGGACTAACACGTTGACGGACGAGACCTTCAGCTTGCAGGCGCTCGGGGAAGCGCATGGACTCGCGCTGGATCAACTCTTCGATACATTTCCCTATGCGTTATTGAGGGCACAGAAGACGGGGCCAACTCCTTTTTAG
- the treS gene encoding maltose alpha-D-glucosyltransferase has product MEQEDDPLWYKDAIIYELHVKTFFDSNGDGIGDFPGLISKLDYLQELGVNTLWLLPFYPSPGRDDGYDIADYHNIHPAVGEMADFHKFIGEAHRRGLRVITELVINHTSDQHPWFQAARRSPPGSSKRDFYVWSDTDSRYSGTRIIFSDTEKSNWTWDEEAKAFYWHRFFSHQPDLNFANPDVFKAIMHVMRFWLDAGVDGMRLDAMPYLCEREGTSNENLPETHTIIKRMRAELDKHYRNRIFLAEANQWPEDVREYFGGGDECHMAFHFPLMPRMYMAIAQEDRHPVVEIMEQTPDIPDNCQWGVFLRNHDELTLEMVTDRERDYLNQTYAIDPEARLNLGICRRLAPLLENDRHRIELMNLLLMTMPGSPILYYGDEIGMGDNFLLGDRNGVRTPMQWRGGLNGGFSTADPSRLFLPPIIDSVYGFGAVNVESQQRNASSLLSWMRRLIAMRKAQRAFGRGTLVFLRPGNRKILAYLREYEDEIILCVANLSRAPQAVELDLSPFKGQVPVELMGRSKFPPIGQLPYVLTLSGHGFYAFRLATDVEAPAWHEERPVPPDLPVLILVDLGWHTLFGHTEDREGVNQLMVRRARDQLERQIIPRYFRSQPWFLDKDAATEKFELGEMNEWATESGSWLLATAVLTLTGGESHRYAIPLALAWEDEDESRIGALLHATLAKVRRRARMGILFDAFWDDAFCRTVVSSMERGSTVPFGGGQLQFQATLAFPGFTDPASTATVTRTASERGRLVVNLGNHLVLKNYRWLLAGVHPELEVSRFLTETAKFTHMTQLAGTVEYSDNEGHRSTLAILERYGENQGNAWTYTLNYLERFLDECLARPEHPPDTRHAAYMDLIRTLGLRTAEFHRALALPDAAGAFGSEPVTADDVDGWVSSAHMQLGAMYKLLEAELPSLPDVTQPAGNSLVAARPRLSRRIMHAANAHPEAAGAKARYHGDYHLGQVWLSNNDFLITHYGGEPGRDWAERRWKHTPLRDVARMLLSFSEASAAALDHVAADSIEMGTALRQQVESWQALANRDFFKSYRRAMKGYALFPSDVRTADALITLFMIEKAAAAVSNALTQRSKTTGAAMRRLIQLSQRRK; this is encoded by the coding sequence ATGGAACAAGAAGACGATCCGCTTTGGTACAAGGATGCCATCATCTACGAGTTGCACGTCAAGACGTTCTTCGACAGCAACGGCGATGGCATCGGAGATTTTCCGGGCCTGATCTCCAAGCTCGACTATCTGCAGGAACTGGGCGTCAACACACTCTGGCTGCTGCCGTTCTATCCATCGCCGGGGCGCGACGACGGCTATGATATCGCCGACTATCACAATATCCATCCCGCCGTCGGCGAAATGGCGGACTTTCACAAGTTTATCGGCGAAGCGCATCGCCGCGGCTTGCGCGTGATCACCGAGCTGGTCATCAACCACACATCCGATCAGCATCCCTGGTTCCAGGCGGCACGGCGTTCGCCGCCGGGTTCAAGCAAGCGGGACTTCTACGTCTGGAGCGATACCGATTCCAGATACAGCGGAACCCGCATCATCTTCAGCGACACGGAGAAATCCAACTGGACGTGGGACGAAGAAGCAAAGGCTTTTTACTGGCACCGCTTCTTCTCGCACCAGCCGGACCTGAATTTTGCCAACCCCGATGTATTCAAGGCGATCATGCATGTGATGAGATTCTGGCTCGATGCCGGAGTGGATGGCATGCGCCTGGATGCAATGCCCTATCTGTGCGAGCGTGAGGGTACCAGCAACGAGAACCTGCCGGAAACCCACACGATCATCAAACGCATGCGCGCGGAACTGGATAAACACTACCGCAATCGCATTTTCCTGGCGGAGGCGAACCAGTGGCCGGAAGATGTGCGCGAGTATTTCGGTGGGGGCGACGAATGCCACATGGCCTTCCATTTCCCGCTCATGCCGCGCATGTACATGGCCATCGCACAGGAGGACCGGCATCCGGTCGTGGAGATCATGGAGCAGACGCCGGACATCCCGGACAATTGCCAGTGGGGGGTGTTCCTGCGCAATCACGACGAACTGACCCTGGAGATGGTCACCGATCGCGAACGGGACTATCTCAACCAGACCTACGCGATCGACCCTGAGGCGCGCCTCAATCTGGGCATCTGCCGTCGGCTCGCGCCGCTGCTGGAGAACGACCGGCACCGCATTGAACTGATGAATCTGCTGCTCATGACCATGCCGGGCTCGCCGATTCTCTATTACGGCGACGAGATCGGCATGGGTGACAATTTCCTGCTCGGCGACCGCAATGGTGTCCGCACGCCCATGCAGTGGCGCGGGGGACTCAATGGCGGCTTTTCCACTGCTGATCCCAGCCGCCTGTTTCTACCCCCCATCATCGACTCCGTCTATGGCTTCGGCGCGGTGAATGTGGAGTCCCAGCAACGCAATGCCTCCTCGTTGCTCAGCTGGATGCGGCGATTGATTGCGATGCGCAAGGCGCAACGCGCCTTCGGCCGTGGCACGCTCGTTTTTCTGCGGCCGGGCAATCGCAAGATACTTGCTTATCTGCGCGAGTACGAGGATGAAATAATCTTGTGCGTGGCCAATCTGTCACGCGCGCCACAGGCGGTAGAACTGGATTTGAGCCCTTTCAAGGGTCAAGTACCGGTGGAATTGATGGGCCGCAGCAAGTTTCCCCCCATCGGCCAGCTGCCGTATGTGCTCACCTTGAGTGGCCATGGATTCTATGCCTTCCGTCTGGCCACGGATGTGGAGGCGCCGGCCTGGCACGAAGAGCGCCCGGTACCACCGGATCTGCCCGTGCTGATACTGGTAGACTTGGGATGGCATACCCTCTTTGGACACACCGAGGACCGTGAGGGCGTGAACCAGCTGATGGTGCGCCGTGCGCGGGATCAGCTGGAGCGGCAGATCATTCCGCGCTACTTCCGCTCCCAGCCATGGTTCCTGGATAAAGATGCGGCAACGGAGAAATTCGAGCTTGGCGAGATGAACGAGTGGGCCACGGAATCCGGCAGTTGGTTGCTGGCCACCGCGGTATTGACGCTCACCGGTGGTGAATCGCATCGCTACGCCATTCCACTCGCGCTGGCATGGGAAGACGAAGATGAAAGCCGTATCGGCGCGCTGCTGCACGCCACGCTGGCCAAGGTGCGGCGGCGCGCGCGCATGGGGATTCTGTTCGACGCGTTTTGGGACGATGCATTTTGCCGTACGGTGGTATCGAGCATGGAGCGTGGCTCGACCGTGCCGTTTGGCGGCGGGCAATTGCAGTTCCAGGCAACTCTCGCCTTTCCGGGCTTCACGGATCCAGCGAGTACAGCCACGGTGACGCGTACCGCATCCGAGCGCGGGCGCCTGGTGGTGAATCTCGGCAATCATCTGGTGTTGAAGAACTACCGTTGGCTGCTTGCGGGCGTGCACCCGGAGCTGGAGGTGTCGAGATTTCTCACGGAGACGGCAAAGTTTACCCACATGACCCAGCTGGCCGGCACGGTGGAGTACTCGGATAACGAGGGGCATCGCTCAACGCTCGCGATCCTGGAGCGCTATGGGGAAAACCAGGGTAATGCCTGGACTTATACGCTGAATTATCTGGAGCGCTTCTTGGACGAGTGTCTGGCACGGCCGGAGCATCCTCCGGACACGCGGCACGCCGCCTACATGGACCTGATCAGGACCTTGGGCCTGCGCACGGCGGAATTTCATCGGGCGCTGGCGCTGCCGGATGCCGCTGGTGCATTTGGCAGCGAGCCCGTCACGGCCGACGACGTTGACGGATGGGTGAGCAGTGCGCACATGCAACTGGGCGCGATGTACAAATTGCTGGAAGCGGAATTGCCGTCGCTGCCCGATGTAACACAGCCGGCGGGCAACAGTCTGGTGGCGGCCCGGCCCAGGCTCTCCCGGCGCATCATGCATGCGGCAAACGCGCACCCCGAGGCGGCCGGCGCCAAGGCACGCTATCACGGTGACTATCATCTCGGCCAGGTATGGCTGTCAAACAACGATTTTCTGATTACCCACTATGGTGGCGAGCCTGGACGGGACTGGGCGGAGCGCCGCTGGAAGCATACGCCGCTGCGGGATGTGGCGAGGATGCTGCTCTCATTTTCGGAGGCGTCAGCGGCGGCGCTGGACCATGTGGCGGCTGATTCAATTGAAATGGGCACCGCGCTGCGGCAGCAGGTGGAGAGCTGGCAGGCACTGGCAAACCGTGATTTCTTCAAGAGTTATCGCAGGGCAATGAAGGGGTACGCCCTGTTTCCTTCCGATGTACGGACTGCGGACGCACTGATCACGCTGTTCATGATAGAGAAGGCCGCCGCCGCCGTGAGCAACGCGCTCACGCAGCGTTCGAAAACGACCGGCGCCGCCATGCGGCGTCTGATCCAGCTCAGCCAGCGAAGAAAATAA
- a CDS encoding tyrosinase family protein has protein sequence MTACKHDEPYLNPDYEGDAGHEHDHTAPPDNPRYPDSRIYGKYASKEPPRYVPHPYEHICFKPRKEDYKPPMPCDGDEGNGDGLCLRRNQRSLTVDQQNRFLNAFTQINAVNALGPLVDIHSNAIHQMHSNPRFLPWHRIYLIRMEELLKMVDPTVCIPYWKSSEDQSFPSWLAGFTPTVNLMNGPHTVTRNIGAFATLPTMADVTAVMGNGTYNSFASALEGIHNSGHVWVGGSMGGIPTAPTDPVFWMHHAEIDRIWAEWQAANPGQNPGLAGAAAIMDPWTEDEAATRDIAALGYTYV, from the coding sequence ATGACAGCATGCAAACACGACGAACCTTATCTCAACCCGGATTATGAAGGCGATGCCGGGCATGAGCATGACCATACGGCGCCGCCGGACAATCCCCGCTATCCGGATTCGCGCATCTATGGAAAGTATGCATCCAAGGAACCGCCACGCTATGTTCCGCATCCCTATGAGCATATATGCTTCAAACCGCGCAAGGAGGACTACAAGCCGCCCATGCCATGTGATGGCGACGAGGGTAATGGCGACGGATTATGTTTGCGCAGGAATCAGCGTTCACTCACCGTCGATCAGCAAAACCGGTTCCTGAATGCCTTTACCCAGATAAACGCGGTAAATGCCCTGGGGCCGCTGGTGGATATCCATTCTAACGCCATTCATCAAATGCACTCGAATCCCCGTTTTCTGCCGTGGCATCGGATCTACCTGATACGCATGGAGGAGCTGTTGAAAATGGTGGATCCCACTGTGTGCATCCCCTATTGGAAATCGAGCGAGGATCAATCGTTCCCCTCATGGCTGGCTGGTTTCACCCCGACCGTGAACCTGATGAACGGGCCGCATACGGTAACCCGCAACATCGGCGCATTCGCAACCTTGCCAACCATGGCGGACGTAACGGCGGTAATGGGCAATGGCACCTACAATTCGTTTGCGTCTGCGCTCGAAGGCATTCATAACTCGGGACATGTCTGGGTTGGCGGATCAATGGGGGGCATACCGACCGCGCCCACGGACCCGGTATTCTGGATGCACCATGCGGAGATAGACCGGATCTGGGCGGAATGGCAAGCGGCAAATCCCGGCCAGAATCCCGGTCTTGCCGGCGCCGCGGCGATTATGGACCCCTGGACCGAGGATGAGGCAGCCACGCGCGATATCGCCGCGCTGGGGTATACCTACGTGTAA
- the treZ gene encoding malto-oligosyltrehalose trehalohydrolase — protein MPYGARITERGVRFRLWAPGCGRVTLWINAGQDEQAFSMDSCGGGWFEFIASHAGAGTRYCFEVGGGLRVPDPASRFNPDDVHGASEVIDPADFEWRDAAWRGRPWEEAVIYELHIGTFSPGGTFAGVMERLDHLAELGVTALELMPVADFPGTRNWGYDGVLPYAPDSRYGRPEDLKALIQAAHAKGLMVLLDVVYNHFGPEGNYLHVYAKEFFTERHHTPWGAAINFDGAHSRYVREFFIHNALYWLHEYHFDGLRLDAVHAIVDDSELHVLAELAERAHASIDGKRQVHLILENDANVARYLGRHASGVQYAAQWNDDMHHALHVLATGEADGYYMDYADEPIRHLGRCLAEGFAYQGEASAYRGHAQRGEASAHLPPQAFVSFLQCHDQVGNRAFGERIAHIAPAAAVRAGAAVYLLAPSIPMLFMGEEFAAQSPFRFFCDFSGELRAAVTQGRRREFARFARFADAAMQAAIPDPNEIQTFLASKLDWDSLADGTQADWLAYYRNLLKLRREIIVPRLRGMGGYSAKFEVFASVGLRVEWHLGDRSTLRLLANFSVEKVHAAVSAGQTVFASSAATAQGVLGPWSVVWTLEPPAGGWHE, from the coding sequence ATGCCTTATGGCGCGCGCATCACGGAACGGGGCGTACGCTTCCGTCTGTGGGCACCCGGCTGCGGCCGGGTAACGCTGTGGATCAATGCCGGGCAAGATGAGCAGGCGTTTTCGATGGACTCGTGCGGCGGCGGCTGGTTCGAATTCATTGCATCCCATGCCGGTGCGGGCACGCGCTATTGTTTCGAGGTGGGCGGCGGCCTGCGTGTTCCCGACCCAGCCTCGCGTTTCAACCCGGACGATGTGCATGGCGCGAGCGAGGTGATCGATCCTGCGGACTTCGAATGGCGGGATGCGGCATGGCGCGGGCGCCCATGGGAAGAAGCCGTGATCTATGAGTTGCACATCGGTACCTTTTCGCCCGGGGGAACCTTCGCGGGAGTGATGGAACGGCTCGACCATCTTGCGGAATTGGGCGTGACGGCGCTCGAACTGATGCCCGTGGCCGACTTTCCCGGAACGCGCAACTGGGGCTATGACGGCGTACTGCCCTACGCCCCGGATAGCCGCTACGGCCGCCCGGAAGACCTCAAGGCGTTGATTCAGGCCGCGCACGCAAAAGGCCTGATGGTGCTGCTGGACGTGGTGTACAACCACTTCGGGCCGGAGGGAAATTATCTCCATGTTTACGCGAAGGAATTCTTTACCGAGCGCCATCATACCCCTTGGGGTGCGGCGATCAATTTTGACGGCGCGCACAGCCGGTACGTGCGTGAATTTTTCATCCACAATGCACTGTACTGGCTGCACGAGTATCATTTCGATGGCCTGCGTCTGGATGCGGTGCATGCGATCGTCGACGACTCCGAGCTACACGTTCTCGCCGAACTGGCGGAGCGCGCGCACGCAAGCATTGATGGGAAACGCCAGGTGCACCTGATTCTGGAGAACGACGCCAACGTGGCGCGCTATCTCGGGCGCCACGCTTCTGGCGTCCAATATGCGGCCCAATGGAATGATGACATGCACCACGCCCTGCATGTCCTCGCAACCGGGGAGGCGGATGGATACTACATGGACTACGCCGATGAGCCGATCCGCCATCTCGGCCGCTGCCTGGCGGAAGGATTTGCTTACCAGGGAGAAGCGTCGGCCTATCGCGGCCATGCGCAGCGCGGCGAAGCGAGCGCGCATCTGCCTCCGCAAGCCTTCGTGTCCTTCCTGCAATGTCACGACCAGGTGGGCAACCGCGCTTTCGGGGAACGCATTGCGCATATTGCGCCGGCCGCCGCCGTGCGCGCCGGGGCCGCTGTCTATCTGCTGGCGCCGAGCATCCCCATGCTGTTCATGGGCGAGGAGTTCGCCGCGCAATCGCCGTTCCGGTTCTTTTGTGACTTTAGCGGCGAGCTGCGCGCAGCGGTGACGCAAGGCCGGCGGCGCGAATTTGCCCGATTCGCGCGCTTCGCCGATGCGGCGATGCAGGCCGCCATACCGGACCCGAATGAGATCCAGACTTTTCTTGCCTCAAAGCTCGACTGGGATTCGCTCGCCGACGGCACGCAGGCGGACTGGCTGGCGTATTACCGGAACCTCCTGAAGCTGCGCCGGGAAATCATAGTGCCGCGCCTGCGCGGCATGGGAGGATATTCCGCGAAGTTTGAAGTATTTGCGTCCGTCGGCTTGCGGGTCGAGTGGCATCTGGGAGATCGTTCGACGCTGCGGCTGCTGGCGAATTTCTCGGTAGAAAAGGTTCACGCAGCCGTTTCGGCCGGACAAACTGTGTTCGCCTCGTCAGCAGCGACGGCGCAAGGCGTGCTCGGTCCATGGTCAGTAGTCTGGACACTCGAACCTCCAGCTGGCGGGTGGCACGAATGA